Proteins from a single region of Hermetia illucens chromosome 3, iHerIll2.2.curated.20191125, whole genome shotgun sequence:
- the LOC119651622 gene encoding uncharacterized protein LOC119651622 isoform X1, which translates to MVRPPSTLLCCEQDSQTLVDGVLETVLLIQGNLPFMCMVRSKYQSCEFKLTSEYTINIRFFPNDSSGKYPNMVYAIESRDSEEVYMKCETNVLALDGSKCFTNADEKFAPLPISISRTIPRLALLDFIRNHHHHFVREHRYVLYEMKISIDTKWRPPIGASVNLPAEIVENLRQRIHCPRFGDTSFVIGGVRMYAHRDVLIRNSEVFKEMFRVLQLSDCYVFPDTYPQLFAKWLVDCYAKDV; encoded by the coding sequence ATGGTTCGGCCTCCTTCCACGCTGCTTTGCTGCGAGCAAGATTCGCAAACATTGGTAGATGGAGTGCTAGAAACGGTGCTATTAATCCAGGGCAACTTGCCCTTTATGTGTATGGTAAGATCCAAGTACCAGTCTTGTGAGTTTAAATTAACTTCAGAATACACTATAAATATCCGATTCTTCCCAAATGACTCGTCCGGAAAATATCCCAACATGGTCTATGCAATTGAGTCCCGAGACAGCGAAGAGGTATATATGAAATGCGAAACGAATGTCCTCGCTCTGGATGGAAGCAAGTGCTTTACAAACGCTGATGAGAAGTTCGCCCCTCTGCCAATAAGTATAAGCCGGACGATACCAAGGCTAGCATTGCTTGATTTCATAAGGAACCACCATCACCACTTTGTTCGTGAGCACAGATACGTACTTTATGAAATGAAGATTTCCATCGATACCAAGTGGAGACCTCCAATTGGGGCAAGTGTTAACTTACCAGCCGAGATTGTTGAAAACCTCAGACAGAGAATTCATTGTCCTCGCTTTGGAGATACGTCGTTTGTAATTGGCGGTGTAAGGATGTACGCCCACAGAGACGTCCTGATCAGAAACAGTGAAGTTTTCAAAGAAATGTTCCGAGTTTTGCAGCTAAGTGACTGCTACGTGTTCCCAGACACATATCCGCAGCTCTTTGCAAAGTGGTTAGTCGACTGCTATGCAAAGGATGTTTAG
- the LOC119651622 gene encoding uncharacterized protein LOC119651622 isoform X2: MLVPVNLQVSCSYVARKKRRGKSCISGQRSSVQIKVKNTERGERNNDKTICVLHHIEQQQKLTL; the protein is encoded by the exons ATGTTAGTTCCCGTAAATTTGCAAGTCAGTTGCAGTTACGTAGCACGGAAAAAACGACGAG GGAAATCCTGCATCTCGGGACAACGCAGTTCTGTTCAAATTAAAGTGAAAAATACTGAAAGAGGCGAAAGGAATAACGATAAAACAATTTGCGTACTACATCATATAG AACAACAACAGAAGCTAACATTGTAG